One window of the Glycocaulis alkaliphilus genome contains the following:
- the serA gene encoding phosphoglycerate dehydrogenase, protein MSNTPFSALLVENVHEDADSALTSYGPMEIIRASGSPEPVALKAALKGRSVLGIRSRTHIDADILDAAPDLQAVGCFCIGTNQVDLAEAARRGIPVFNAPFANTRSVAELTLASIIMLMRRVPEKMFAIHEGGWLKSADGCNEVRKKKLGIVGYGNIGAQLSVLASALGMHVYYYDVEPKLAHGNARPMESLEALLAECDVVTLHVPSSPQTRNLMNAQRIRAMKPGSFLINQARGDLVDIEALAAALDSGHLAGAAVDVFPVEPSAKGDTFESPLQRFKNVILTPHIGGSTLEAQAAIGQDSAIKLAKYLYLGSTGHAVNFPQVEPGPIKAGRTRVAVPHINAPGFLRRLNDAAEKAGANVAAQFLQTDAEIGYALADLEGDLPADFLDRINALEGTIRARLLPGPAIG, encoded by the coding sequence GTGAGCAACACTCCATTCAGCGCCCTCCTTGTCGAAAATGTTCATGAAGATGCTGACAGCGCGCTGACCAGCTATGGTCCGATGGAGATAATCCGCGCCTCGGGATCGCCGGAGCCTGTGGCGCTGAAGGCCGCGCTCAAGGGACGGTCGGTGCTGGGCATCCGTTCGCGAACCCATATCGATGCAGACATCCTCGACGCCGCGCCGGACCTGCAGGCGGTGGGGTGTTTCTGCATCGGTACCAACCAGGTTGACCTGGCCGAAGCGGCGCGCCGGGGCATTCCGGTGTTCAACGCGCCCTTCGCCAATACGCGCTCGGTGGCCGAGCTCACCCTTGCCTCGATCATCATGCTGATGCGCCGCGTGCCGGAAAAGATGTTTGCCATCCATGAAGGCGGCTGGCTGAAAAGCGCCGATGGCTGCAACGAGGTACGCAAGAAGAAGCTCGGTATTGTCGGCTACGGCAATATCGGCGCCCAGCTCTCGGTGCTGGCCTCGGCGCTGGGCATGCATGTCTATTATTACGATGTGGAGCCCAAGCTCGCCCACGGCAATGCGCGGCCCATGGAGAGCCTTGAGGCCCTGCTGGCCGAGTGTGATGTGGTCACGCTGCACGTCCCTTCCAGCCCGCAGACACGCAATCTGATGAATGCGCAGCGCATCCGCGCCATGAAGCCGGGCAGCTTCCTGATCAATCAGGCGCGGGGCGATCTGGTGGACATTGAGGCACTGGCGGCGGCACTGGACAGCGGACATCTGGCCGGTGCGGCGGTGGACGTGTTCCCGGTGGAGCCGAGCGCCAAGGGCGACACGTTTGAATCGCCCCTGCAGCGCTTCAAGAACGTTATCCTTACCCCGCATATTGGCGGTTCAACGCTGGAGGCGCAGGCCGCCATCGGTCAGGACAGCGCGATCAAGCTGGCCAAATATCTCTATCTGGGCTCGACCGGGCACGCGGTGAACTTCCCGCAAGTGGAGCCGGGGCCGATCAAGGCGGGCCGCACCCGCGTGGCCGTGCCCCATATCAACGCGCCCGGCTTCCTGCGCCGTCTCAATGATGCAGCCGAAAAGGCGGGCGCGAACGTGGCCGCCCAGTTCCTGCAGACCGATGCCGAGATCGGCTATGCGCTGGCCGATCTGGAAGGTGATCTGCCGGCAGACTTCCTTGACCGGATCAATGCGCTGGAGGGGACGATCCGCGCGCGCCTGCTGCCCGGCCCGGCTATAGGCTAG
- a CDS encoding cell division protein ZapA: protein MSKVTISLNGRPFTIGCEEGQQAYLKELAGHLDTHVRDLAEKVGQIGELRLLLMASLIVADEMREAQGKAEALEAQLLDAKGTISQGEARRRADRARAAETIVKAAERLEALAGADGSEA from the coding sequence ATGTCGAAGGTCACCATCTCCCTCAACGGACGCCCCTTTACCATCGGATGTGAGGAGGGCCAGCAAGCCTATCTCAAAGAGCTGGCCGGGCATCTCGACACCCATGTGCGCGATCTCGCCGAGAAGGTTGGCCAGATCGGCGAGCTGCGCCTTCTGCTCATGGCGTCGCTGATCGTCGCTGACGAGATGCGCGAGGCACAAGGCAAGGCCGAGGCGCTGGAAGCCCAACTGCTGGATGCCAAGGGAACGATCTCGCAGGGTGAGGCCCGCCGGCGCGCCGACCGCGCCCGCGCTGCGGAAACCATCGTCAAGGCTGCAGAGCGCCTCGAAGCCCTTGCCGGGGCAGATGGCAGTGAG
- the cysQ gene encoding 3'(2'),5'-bisphosphate nucleotidase CysQ has protein sequence MERENDRLAHAFADICLKAAIEVMDVYDSGFVVQSKDDRSPVTAADTRAETVILEALRHVMPGVPVLAEESFSAGVRPDINGDFLLVDPVDGTKEFINRNGEFTINIALISGRVPVAGCVYAPALKRIFIGGKSGFSGTFPPGAKLDAGALSPMQARAMPQTGRIAVMSRSHADDQTRAFAAAEGVSETVSAGSSLKFCLVADGSADLYPRFGPTMEWDTAAGHAVVLAAGGNVTCPDGSPFLYGKTETGYLNGAFVVRGRQPA, from the coding sequence GTGGAACGCGAAAATGACAGGCTGGCGCACGCCTTTGCAGACATCTGTCTGAAAGCCGCCATTGAGGTGATGGATGTCTATGACAGCGGCTTTGTCGTTCAGTCCAAGGATGATCGCTCGCCCGTTACAGCCGCCGATACCCGCGCCGAAACGGTCATTCTCGAAGCGCTCAGACACGTAATGCCGGGTGTGCCGGTACTGGCCGAGGAAAGCTTCTCTGCTGGCGTGCGGCCCGACATTAATGGCGATTTCCTGCTGGTCGATCCGGTGGATGGCACCAAGGAATTCATCAACCGCAATGGCGAGTTCACCATCAATATCGCCCTCATCTCCGGGCGGGTGCCGGTAGCGGGCTGTGTCTATGCACCGGCCCTGAAGCGCATCTTCATTGGCGGAAAATCAGGCTTTAGCGGCACTTTTCCACCGGGCGCAAAACTGGACGCAGGCGCGCTGTCGCCGATGCAGGCCCGCGCCATGCCGCAGACGGGCCGTATCGCGGTGATGAGCCGCTCTCACGCCGATGACCAGACCCGCGCCTTTGCCGCCGCCGAAGGGGTGAGCGAGACCGTCAGCGCCGGGTCATCGCTGAAATTCTGCCTGGTCGCAGATGGCAGCGCAGACCTCTATCCGCGCTTTGGCCCCACCATGGAATGGGACACCGCCGCCGGTCATGCTGTGGTGCTGGCAGCGGGCGGCAATGTCACCTGCCCGGACGGATCGCCCTTCCTCTATGGCAAGACAGAGACCGGCTATCTCAATGGCGCGTTTGTCGTGCGCGGGCGTCAACCGGCCTGA
- a CDS encoding glycosyltransferase family 2 protein, whose amino-acid sequence MVADVTILIVAYESAQHWAQLKAALAAQSLRPARILVLENGSQTGKLTPADMPDGIELVVSDTNLGFAGGNNRLAAMADTRWLVLLNPDAFPVPDWLEQLMAASQRYPHASLFGSTQRAAGHAGVLDGAGDVWHITGIPYRGAYGREMASPPDGEIFAPCAAAMMIRRDVFEDLGGFDEDYFCYVEDVDLGARARLAGHTAIHVQSAVVDHVGYGSSGRRSVFATYHGTRNRLWTYVKTMPFPLLILTLPLHLAMTLALWASAARFGHFALFGRALKDAFKGLPGLWEKRQAVQSARKVAAADFARMLAYSPLDLLTRRPLVRPVDARARQTRH is encoded by the coding sequence ATGGTTGCCGACGTCACGATCCTGATCGTCGCCTATGAGAGCGCGCAGCACTGGGCGCAGCTCAAAGCCGCCCTCGCTGCGCAGTCCCTTCGCCCGGCGCGCATACTGGTGCTGGAAAACGGCTCGCAGACCGGCAAGCTGACCCCGGCTGACATGCCAGACGGGATCGAGCTGGTCGTCTCCGACACCAATCTGGGCTTTGCGGGCGGCAATAACCGGCTGGCGGCGATGGCCGATACGCGCTGGCTGGTCCTTTTAAACCCCGATGCTTTCCCCGTGCCGGACTGGCTGGAACAGCTGATGGCGGCGTCGCAGCGTTATCCGCACGCCAGTCTCTTTGGTTCCACCCAGCGCGCGGCGGGGCATGCGGGCGTGCTCGATGGGGCAGGCGATGTCTGGCACATCACAGGCATCCCTTATCGCGGCGCCTATGGACGCGAGATGGCCTCCCCGCCCGATGGCGAGATTTTCGCGCCCTGCGCCGCCGCCATGATGATCCGCCGCGATGTGTTTGAGGATTTGGGCGGCTTTGATGAAGACTATTTCTGCTATGTCGAGGATGTGGACCTTGGCGCGCGCGCGCGTCTGGCCGGGCATACCGCCATCCATGTGCAGAGCGCGGTGGTCGATCATGTCGGCTACGGGTCCAGCGGGCGGCGCTCGGTGTTTGCCACCTATCACGGCACGCGCAACCGGCTGTGGACCTATGTGAAGACCATGCCGTTTCCGCTGCTCATCCTGACCCTGCCGCTACACTTGGCGATGACGCTGGCTCTATGGGCGTCGGCGGCGCGCTTCGGGCATTTCGCCCTGTTTGGCCGCGCGCTCAAAGATGCATTCAAGGGCCTGCCCGGCCTGTGGGAGAAGCGCCAGGCGGTGCAGTCCGCCCGCAAGGTTGCAGCAGCCGATTTCGCCCGCATGCTGGCCTATAGCCCGCTGGACCTGTTGACCCGGCGGCCTCTGGTCAGGCCGGTTGACGCCCGCGCACGACAAACGCGCCATTGA